The window GTCCCGGACGCCCCGGATGTGCTGGATGTGCTGGATGCCGGCAGCGTCATCGGTGCCGGCATCGCCGCCGTCAGCGCGCCGAGGCGCGACAGCGTCGGCGGGCGCGGAGCGCCGAGCCGGGCAGCGGGCTGCGCGATGCCGACACCGGCACCCGCTGTGACGGCGCCGAGGCCGTCGCCTCGACCGCCTCGCCCGGGACGAACGCCGAGAGAAATCGGCGCTCGGACTGGCTGAGTTTACGGGAACGGCCCGATTCGCGGTCCCGGGCGACCACCACCGTGCGCGCCCGCATATAGGTGAGCGGATCGCGGCAGACATTCACCACCACATGCGCGGAACTCCGGCCCAGCCGCTCCACGGTCAGCCGTACCAGCAATGGCTCCGGCTGGTGGTGCAACTGTTCCAGGTAATCGATCTCGTGCCGTGCGATCAGGAATCCGGACGGAAAGAGGGATTCCCGGACGGCGACCTTGTGGTGGCAGAAGAGGTCGTAAATCCCCTCCTGGACGTAGGAGACCAGCCGGGCGTTGTTGATGTGCCCGTTCTCGTCCACGTCGCTCCACCGGGTGGGGCAGGTCAGGACGTGCGCGTTGGAGTGCGGCGCGCTCACGGCTTCTTCAGCCCGGCATCGCCCTGGCCGCCCGCTCCGGCGGGCAGCAGCGCCCGCCGCAACCGGGCGTAGTAAACAGCGTGTTCGGACGCCATCCGGGCCGCTGTCCACCCCTCCTCGGCGGCCTCGGCGGCAGCCTGGACGACCAGGCTGTCCAGCACCCCGTCGACGGCCCGGCAGAGGTCGGCGACCGCCGCCAGGCGCTCGGGGACGTCGGAGCCGCCGGCCCCGCCCCGGGCCGGGAAGGCCGCGAGGGAGTCCACGGCGAGCCGCAGCTCGTCCACGGCGACCGGCCGGATTTCCGAAATGCTATTACCCATGAGTTTCTCCCGAATTAGCTGAGGCATTCGTCGGATGCGTTCGAACGGACCGGTGCGGCACACACGCAAGCGAGGTACCCCCCGGTGCACTGGACGCTATCCCAGGCTGGGCACCGCATACGAGGTTTGGGCGGCCGCAGGGGAAACTGCCCACCATTGGAGTAGTTTGCCGGGGCATAAAATCTGCCGCATCAGCCGAATGCCACCCCGGGCCGTCACCCTGAGCGACCGTCACCCGCTCCAACTGGCCCACCAGCGCGCCTTGTACAACTGCGTACCGCGCAGGGTCCGGGCACCGTCCGGACCGTGGAGTGCCAGGACGGAGGTGCACCAGGAGCAGGCCCCCGCATGGTCGGGGGCGGCGGTGAGCAGCCGCCCGGTGCCGGGTTCGTCGCCGACGCTCTTGATGTCACGCTCCGCGGCCTCGTCGGCGAACCGCACCCGGGTGAAGCGTCCGCCGGCCGGGTCGAACTGCCACAGGTGCCCGGCGGTGCTCACCCAGAACCGGCCCGGCGCGGCGAGCACCGGCGCGAGGTCGTGCCCGCCCGGCTCCGGCAGCGGGATGCTCCGGGCGGCCGTGAGCACCGGCGCGGCCGGTGTGCCGCCCACCCGGAGCGCGGTGAGTTCGTCGTCCCCCACCGCCCAGAGCAGCCGGGTGCGCCCGTCCCACTGGACGCCGTGCGCGCCCTTGAGCGGGTACACCGCGTGGACGGCGCTGCGCGGCCCCCGCGAGGCGGCGTAGAGCCGGACCCACCCGCCCGCGCTGGCCGCGACGGCGACGTTGCCGTCCGGCAGCAGCTCCACGCTGTGCGGGTTGGCGCCGCCGGTGTCGGCGGCCCAGTAGGTGCCGCCGGTCGCGGTGTCGACCACCGCCACCAGCCCGCCGCTGGCGGTGGTCAGCAGGTAGCGGCGGCCGCCGCGCACCCGGCTCTTCGCCTCGTCCGGCATCGACCAGCTGTGCGCCGGGGTGAGATCGGCGAGGTCCGCCGCGCGGTCCGCGCTCCAGGACCACACCACCGGCAGCCGGCCAGGTCCCCGATAGGCCATCAGCTCCTCGGCGCTCTGCAGCAGGAGCACGCTGCGCGATCCCTGATCCACCACCACGACCGCCCAGCCCGGCCGCACCGGCAGGGCCGAGGCCGTCGGCGCACCGAGCCCCAGTGACACGGCCAGCCCCACCAGTCCCACTCGCCACCTGCGCACCCGCGCCGTCCCTCCGCCGCCTCGACCCCGGGACCACCGTGCGTCGTGGCGACCGCCGCTGCCACCGCGGCACGCCCGAACGGCCGCCGGGAGCACGGCCGCTCGGTCGCCCCTCGGTCAGTGCCGTCCGGAGATGGCGTCCGCCAGCCGGGCGAGCGGTGAGCCGGTGGCCCGGCCGGTGGACTCCTGGCGGTCGGCGGCATGGTACGCGGCGTAGAGGGCGTGCACACCGAGCCAGCGCAGCGGCTCCGGCTCCCAGCGGCGCACCCGGTGGCCGACCCAGGGCAGCCGGGTGAGCTCGGTGTCACGGCCGAGGACGAGGTCGCGCAGGGTGCGGCCGGCCAGGTTGGCGGTGGTGACCCCGCTGCCCACGTACCCGCCGGCCCAGCCGAGCCCGGAGGCGCGGTCGAGGTCCACGGTGGCGCACCAGTCGCGGGGGACGCCGAGCACCCCGGCCCAGGCGTGGTCGATCCGGGCACCGGCGGCGGCCGGGAAGAAGCTGTCGAGGATCTCGCGCAGCTGCCGGACGGTGGCCGGCTGGGTGGTCCCGTCCGCGTCGGTGCGCGAGCCGTACCGGTAGGGGACGCCGCGCCCGCCGAGCGCGATCCGGTCGTCCGCGGTGCGCTGCGCGTACATGTAGGCATGGGCGAAGTCGCCGAGGACTTCGCGGCCGGCCCAGCCGGTCCGGGCCCAGAAGGACTCCGGCAGCGGTTCGGTGGCGATCATCGCGGAGTTCATCGGCAGCCAGGTCCGCCGCTCGCCCCGGAGCCCGGCGGTGAACCCCTCGGTGGCGCGCAGCACGTGGTCGGCGGTGACCGTGCCGTGCGGGGTGACGGCGCGGGCCCGGCGGCCGGCGCCGCCCGGCTCGACGGCGGTGACCGGCGTCCGCTCGTGGACGCGGACGCCCAGACCCGCCACCACCTCGGCGAGCCCGCGGGCCAGCTTGGCGGGCTGGACGCGCGCGCCGTAGGGCGTCCAGGTGCCGCCGAGGGTGCCGGCGATCCGGATGCGCTCACCGGTCTCGGCCGCCGTCAGCAGCCGGATGCGGTCCGCACCGAAGGAGCGCTCGGCCGTCGCGAAGGCCTGCAACCGGGCCAGCTGGGCCGGGGTCCGGGCGACCTCCAGGACGCCGCCCCGGACGAGGTCCGCCTCGATGCGCTCGGCGGCGACGGTGTCGGCCACCTCGCCGACCGCCTCGTCCATCACCCGCTGCATCGCGGCGGCCGGCCCGGCCCCGTACCGGCGGGCGAAGGCCGACCGGCCGGCGAACCCGTTGTAGAGCCACCCGCCGTTGCGCCCCGAGGCGCCGTAACCGCAGAACCGGCGCTCCAGCACGGTGATCCGCAGTCCGGGGTCGGCCTTCTTGAGGTAGTAGGCGGTCCAGAGCCCGGTGTACCCGCCACCGACGATGCACACGTCCGCGTCGGCGTCGCCCGGCAGCGCGGGCCGGGGCTCGGGCAGTCCGGTCTGCGCGTACCAGAAGGAGACGCGGCCGTTGACGGCCGGGGATTCGTCGCCGGAGCGGTCCACGGGAACCTGCCTTCGCTCGGTGGTCTCCCCGGACGCTATGCCGCGGCGGTGCACCGCGACCACCGACACGGTGGCAGGATCCGCGTACCCCGCCCTGCACACTGTCAGAGCCTCCGACGCCGGCCCGGTCGACAACTCTGGTTACCTCGCGGCATTTCGGTAACTATAGTTACCACCATGTCGACACCCGAGATCACCGCCCCGGAGCGGGCGGCACTCGCACGGATCCTCCAGGGCGCCCTCGGCCCGCCCGCCCCGGCCGCGCACGCCGGGCGCCACCGTTGCGCAGTGGACGCCGTCGAGGTGGCCCTGGCCGTCCTCGACAGCCGCGGCGGAGCGTCGCCGCGAAGTGACGGCCGCCCGCACCCGGACCGGCCGGCAGGGCGCCGACCGGTCCGGCCCGCGGCGGGTCAGCGCGAAGCGCCCGCTCCCGCGCCGATCGTCGAGCCCTCGATGGGCGCCGACAGCGGGATCGTCTCCCCGGCGAAACCGGCCTTGACGAACTGCCAGGTGAGCCCGTTGATCACGCCCTGGCCCAGCGGCGCGAACCTGGCGAAGGCCGGCTGGCTCAGGTCGAGGTGCGTGGAGTCGCAGGACGGACACTTGTCCCGGACCGGGACGGTGACCGTCTTGCCCTGATAGGTCACCTTGACCGAGATGCCCTTGCACAGCGGGTCGTTGTTCGGATTCGCCGAAGTCCACCAGGTGTGCGAGACCGCCACCAGCATCTGGTTGGACGCGTTGATCTGGGTGCCGCAGGCGCCGTAGCCGGCGTCGTTGTAGTAGGTCGCCTTGCCGGTCATCGGCTTGTTGATCGGGATCGCGGCACTGGCCGAACCCGCGGTCAGGGCGATCAGTGCGGCGGCGGCGAGCGGAGCGCCGGCCAGGATCCTGAGGTTCTTGACGACTCGCATGGTTCCCTCCGATTGTCGGTGCGGACGGCATGACCGAGTACGGGCGGGCCGGCGGACCTGCGGAAGCTCCCGAGCAGGCCGAATCGGCTTGCGGTGCAGTGGAGTTCGGGCACGTCCGACCTACCCAGGGAAGGACCGTATGCCGGACGCCGAAGGGAGGTCCATACCTTTGATGTGTTGTCATGAACACAAAGCAGGAAGCTTTACGAAAGCGGCCGAAGGCGGGACGATACGTGACCGCAGAGCGGACGACGCGTTGTCAGTTCACGCGTCCCACTCTCCGGAGGCCCCCTTGCGCATCCCGTCCCGCACGCCGTCCCGCACCCCGCTCCGCCCCGCGTTCCGCGTTCCGCTCCGCCGCGCCGCCCTCGGCGCCGCCCTGCTGGGCGCGGCCGTCCTGACCGGTGCCACCGCGACCCCGGCGGCGGCCGTGCCCCGGGAGGTGAACCAGGGCTACGTCATCCCGGTCGGCGGCATCACCGACCTCGGCGCGCTGCCCGTCCTCGGCAGCCTCGGGATGGACTTCGCCCGCCTGCTCGGGCAGTCCTGAGCCACCCGCTCAGCACCGGGCGGCCGGCCCGGCACCGGCCGCCCGACACTCCCGCGCTCCCGCCCCCGCGCCCTCAGGCCCGGCCGCGCACCCCCGGGACGGCCAGCTCGAACAGCCGCCCGGAGAGCGGGTGTTCCCCGCTCCGGGCGGTGGTGACGAACAGCGTGTCCAGCCCCGGCCCGCCGAAGGCACAGCTGGTCGTCCGCGGCGCCGGGACCTCCACGGTGTCGAGCAGCCGGCCCCCCGGCGAGAGGCAGTGCACCGCCCCGCCGTCCCAGAACGCCACCCAGAGGTTCCCGGCCTCGTCCAGGGTCATGCCGTCGGGCATCCCCGGCAGGTGGGAGACGTCCAGCGAACGGATCCGGCGGCCGACCGGGCCGTGCTCGGGGTACTCGTAGAACCCGATCCGCCGGGTCGGGGTGTCGATGTGCCAGAGCCGGTCCGGCTCGGGCCAGGCCAGGCCGTTGGGGATGGCCAGGCCGTCCAGGATCGGCCGCACCGAGCCGTCGGACTCCAGCCGGTACAGCGACCCCGGCTGCTGCGGCCCGGTGCGCTGCATGGTGCCCGCGACCGGCCGGCCGTACGGGTCCCGCTTCCCGTCGTTCATCCGGCGGTCCGGCCGGTCGGCCTCGACGGCCGCGAGCAGCTCCGTCCGGCCGGTCGCGGTGTCCAGCGACTCGAACCCGCGCTCGGTCGCGAGGACCGGGCTGCCCTCCGCGGCCGGCATCAACGTGCCCGGGGTGACGTCCAGTTCGAGCACCGTGAGCCGGCCGCTCGGACGGTGGAGGGTGAGGACCTCGCGGTCCGGGATGCCGATCCAGCGGATCGACTGGGCGGCCGCATCCCAGACCGGGCCTTCACCCAGGGTGAGGCAGGGGGTGTCGGCGACGGGTTCGGCACGCATGGGCATCTCCTCGGACTGGACGGCGGGCTCGACGCGACGGGCTTCCGGAAGCATCGCACCCGCCGACCGGATCGGCGGGTGCCGGGGTGGGACGGATTCACCGGACGAGCCACACACCGCAGTCGAACAGTGTGACGATCCGATTCCGGACAGTGACGATCGGGATCGGGTCAGCCCCCGGCGATCACCTCCCCGGCGCCGCCGCGCACCGCCACCCTGGTCTCGGCACTCTCGCGTGCCGCACCTACAGGGGAGGGCAGTTGAGGGGCACCGCCGGCCGAGTGGACCTACTCCGCACCGAGGTCGAGAACGGCTTCACCGAACTGCGCGGCACCGGTGACGCCCTGCGCACCGAACTGCTCGACGCCATCGTCGACGGCCTGCGCGACCACCGCGACGAGATCGTCACCGCGCTCACCAGGGAGCGGCAGTCCGCCGAACAGGCCGACCGCGACACCCGGCGGCTGCAGCGCCGGCTCACCGAGGCGCGCGAGGAACTGCACCGCCTCCAGCTCCGGGCCGCCGAGACCGCCCAGCCCCGACCCGAACCCGTCGACCCGCCGGATCCCACCTACCTCCCCGTGAAGGAGACGCCCGTGCCCGAGACCGCCCACGCCGAGGAGAGCAGCAGCCCGTCCCCCGGCATCACCGCCGAACAGGCGCAGCAGCTCATCGACCTGCTCGCCCGGCTCACCCCCGCCGAGGCGGTCGCACCTGCCCCGGACCGGCCCGCCGCCGACGCGCCGCCCGTCGACGCGGGCGGCGTCGCCGACCTCATCCCCGCCACCCTCGCCTGGCCCGCCCACGTGGCCACCCTGCTGAAGGCCGCCGCCGTCAACACCGTGGCGATCGCCTGCAACCCGCACACCTGGGAGTTCCTCGGCAAGCGGGTGGAGGGCGCCGAACACTTCGACCAGCAGGAGGCCGCCCAGCGCCCCCGCGGCGCCTTCCAGGAGGACGAGGCCGACAACCTCCTCTCCGGACGCAGCGTCATCGCCCTCCTCAACGCCCTGCGCACCACCGTCTACGCGGGCACCGGCCAGGACGTCGAGACCTGGGCCCTCGCCGTCACCTGCTACGAGCGCATCGCCGAAGTCGTCAACTCCACCCGCCCGGCCCGCGACGAACACGAGTCCACCCGCCCCCGCATCGTCCTGGACGACCTCACCGCGAAGACCCCCGCCTGACCCGCCCCCACCGGACGGCGGCACCAGGCACGGCGTGGTGACACTGAGCGCCGGTCGGGCGCCCCCGGTGCTGAACACCGTGGCGACGTACCGGCTCTCGGGGTGGCGGGCCGTAACGGTGGAGTTCGGCGGCGCGGTCGACGTCTCGCGATAGCCGGAGACCGTCAGCTCTCCCCCCGGAGTCAATGTCAGATGAGTGTGGGCCGACGATTGGTGGGCGAGCCACGCGTGCGCTACGTGTCGGTGAGAATACTCATTCGATACGCTCGTCACGCCTCGTTCGGCCGATCCGCTGGATTTCCACACCGGAGTGGGAAGTCGGACCGGCCGACTTCCCACTCATCCGGTGGTCCGTGTCGGGGGCTACATCGGGGTGGCGAGGGGGACGGTGATCTGCTTCAGCCAGGTGTGGGTGGCGAAGTCGCGGGCCTTGAGGACGACGCGGTCGTTGTGGACCTCCACCTGGAGGCCCTGGTTGAAGGTGCCGGGCACGGCCGACTCGCCGCCCTGGCCGTTGTCGGTGTAACCGGTCTGCACGGCGCCGGTGTTGACCACCGAGAAGCCTAGAGGTTGTTCCGGCTGCCGGAGACGGTGTTCGGCAGCGGGTGGTGAGTGATCACCATGACCGGCCGGCGGCGCTGCGCCCAGTGGGTGAGCCGCTGTTCGAGCCAGGTGAACTGGGTGTCGCTGAGCCACACTTCGTCCCAGAGCTTCGGGTCGTGGAAGTGCATGTAGCGCTCGGTGCCCAGGGTCAGCACCGGGATGCCGCCGAAGACGTGCTCGGAGAAGACGGTGCTGCGGCCGGCGAAGGTGTAGAAGCTGCGGAACAGCGAGTCCTCGGTGGCGCCGTTGGGCCAGGCGGCCTGGTCCAGGGTGGCCGGGTCGCGCCACTTCGGCACGTAGAACTCGTGGTTGCCGATCGCCCAGGCGACCGTCGCCGGGTGGCTCGTCCTGGCGAACTCGGCCCGGACGGCGGCGTATTCGGCGTCGAAGCCGCGTGGGGTGATGTCACCGGCGACGGCGAGACCGGAGGAGGCGGGGTTGGTGGACCTCATGTCACGCAGCGCCACACCGAGGTCGCCGAGGTCGCCCTGGATGTCGCTGATGACGTTGAAGGTGGTGACGGGGCCACCGGCGGAGGGCCGCGCGGCGGCCGGGGTCGCGGTGACCGCGGTGGCGGTCACGGCGGTCACGGCTCCGGCGGCGGCGGTGCTGAGCAGGGTCCTGCGGTCCACGGGTACGTCCTTCCGGGGGGAGGGCGGCGCCGTGCCGGACGGACCGGCGCGGCGCCGCCTGTGGGGATCAGACCCGTCATCTCTAAGTGATCACGCTGAACGGACCGGCGGAGACGGTGTGTATACCGCGTGAACGGCTCCCCAAGCGCCGCACCCCGGCGTGGGTCCGGGCCCGGGCCCGGACCCACGGGGTGTCAGCTCAGGGCTGCCGCCAGGAGAGCGGCCGCCTTGGCGACCAGCGGCTCGTCCGCCGCCGCGTCGGCGTCGCGCTGGGTGGACAGGACGGCCAGGACGACGGGCGTGCGGTCCGGTGTCCAGGCGATGCCGACGTCGTTGGTGGTGCCGTACTCGCCGGTGCCGGTCTTGTCCGCGAGGGTCCAGTCCTTGGGGAGTCCGGCGCGGAAGCGGGCGGTGCTGGTGGTGTTGGCGAGCAGCCAGTCGGTCAACTGCCGCCGGTCCCGCGGCGCCAGCGCGTCCCCGAGGACCAGCTTCTGGTTGGTCCGGCCGATGGCGGCCGGGGTGGTGGTGTCCGTCGTGCGCTCCGGTTCGGCGGAGTTCAGCGCGGGCTCCCACCGGTCGAGCCGCGTCACCCGGTCGCCGATGGACCGG of the Kitasatospora sp. NBC_01246 genome contains:
- a CDS encoding acyl-CoA thioesterase; the encoded protein is MSAPHSNAHVLTCPTRWSDVDENGHINNARLVSYVQEGIYDLFCHHKVAVRESLFPSGFLIARHEIDYLEQLHHQPEPLLVRLTVERLGRSSAHVVVNVCRDPLTYMRARTVVVARDRESGRSRKLSQSERRFLSAFVPGEAVEATASAPSQRVPVSASRSPLPGSALRARRRCRASAR
- a CDS encoding DUF6528 family protein, which encodes MSLGLGAPTASALPVRPGWAVVVVDQGSRSVLLLQSAEELMAYRGPGRLPVVWSWSADRAADLADLTPAHSWSMPDEAKSRVRGGRRYLLTTASGGLVAVVDTATGGTYWAADTGGANPHSVELLPDGNVAVAASAGGWVRLYAASRGPRSAVHAVYPLKGAHGVQWDGRTRLLWAVGDDELTALRVGGTPAAPVLTAARSIPLPEPGGHDLAPVLAAPGRFWVSTAGHLWQFDPAGGRFTRVRFADEAAERDIKSVGDEPGTGRLLTAAPDHAGACSWCTSVLALHGPDGARTLRGTQLYKARWWASWSG
- a CDS encoding NAD(P)/FAD-dependent oxidoreductase; this translates as MDRSGDESPAVNGRVSFWYAQTGLPEPRPALPGDADADVCIVGGGYTGLWTAYYLKKADPGLRITVLERRFCGYGASGRNGGWLYNGFAGRSAFARRYGAGPAAAMQRVMDEAVGEVADTVAAERIEADLVRGGVLEVARTPAQLARLQAFATAERSFGADRIRLLTAAETGERIRIAGTLGGTWTPYGARVQPAKLARGLAEVVAGLGVRVHERTPVTAVEPGGAGRRARAVTPHGTVTADHVLRATEGFTAGLRGERRTWLPMNSAMIATEPLPESFWARTGWAGREVLGDFAHAYMYAQRTADDRIALGGRGVPYRYGSRTDADGTTQPATVRQLREILDSFFPAAAGARIDHAWAGVLGVPRDWCATVDLDRASGLGWAGGYVGSGVTTANLAGRTLRDLVLGRDTELTRLPWVGHRVRRWEPEPLRWLGVHALYAAYHAADRQESTGRATGSPLARLADAISGRH
- a CDS encoding cysteine/serine endopeptidase inhibitor, which codes for MRVVKNLRILAGAPLAAAALIALTAGSASAAIPINKPMTGKATYYNDAGYGACGTQINASNQMLVAVSHTWWTSANPNNDPLCKGISVKVTYQGKTVTVPVRDKCPSCDSTHLDLSQPAFARFAPLGQGVINGLTWQFVKAGFAGETIPLSAPIEGSTIGAGAGASR
- a CDS encoding SMP-30/gluconolactonase/LRE family protein, whose amino-acid sequence is MRAEPVADTPCLTLGEGPVWDAAAQSIRWIGIPDREVLTLHRPSGRLTVLELDVTPGTLMPAAEGSPVLATERGFESLDTATGRTELLAAVEADRPDRRMNDGKRDPYGRPVAGTMQRTGPQQPGSLYRLESDGSVRPILDGLAIPNGLAWPEPDRLWHIDTPTRRIGFYEYPEHGPVGRRIRSLDVSHLPGMPDGMTLDEAGNLWVAFWDGGAVHCLSPGGRLLDTVEVPAPRTTSCAFGGPGLDTLFVTTARSGEHPLSGRLFELAVPGVRGRA
- a CDS encoding DUF4073 domain-containing protein — its product is MVNTGAVQTGYTDNGQGGESAVPGTFNQGLQVEVHNDRVVLKARDFATHTWLKQITVPLATPM
- a CDS encoding metallophosphoesterase family protein, with product MDRRTLLSTAAAGAVTAVTATAVTATPAAARPSAGGPVTTFNVISDIQGDLGDLGVALRDMRSTNPASSGLAVAGDITPRGFDAEYAAVRAEFARTSHPATVAWAIGNHEFYVPKWRDPATLDQAAWPNGATEDSLFRSFYTFAGRSTVFSEHVFGGIPVLTLGTERYMHFHDPKLWDEVWLSDTQFTWLEQRLTHWAQRRRPVMVITHHPLPNTVSGSRNNL